The Hydrogenobacter thermophilus TK-6 genome window below encodes:
- the lpxA gene encoding acyl-ACP--UDP-N-acetylglucosamine O-acyltransferase, producing MIKVHPTAIISGNVNLEEDVEIGPYSVIEGSITIGRGTKIGARVSIKGKVSIGEDCKIYDGAVIGEEPQHLKYAGEESEVVIKNRVIVREYVTIHRGTAIGTMKTIIEDDVMLMAYSHVAHDCIVRRGVIMANCATLGGHVEVGEYAFIGGLSAVHQWARVGSYSMVGGLSGVSLDIPPYTRASGQHALLYGINTVGLQRRGFDREVINILKKAYRVLFRSGMLKREATELLMREFGSYQEIRHLVEFINTSKRGVARDAGGKV from the coding sequence ATGATTAAAGTACATCCCACCGCAATAATAAGCGGAAACGTAAATTTGGAAGAGGATGTAGAAATAGGACCGTATAGCGTGATAGAGGGAAGCATCACAATAGGCAGGGGCACCAAGATAGGCGCAAGAGTAAGCATAAAGGGCAAGGTGAGCATAGGAGAAGACTGCAAAATATATGACGGTGCAGTCATAGGTGAAGAACCCCAGCACCTTAAATATGCAGGAGAGGAGAGCGAAGTCGTCATAAAAAATCGCGTTATAGTGAGGGAGTATGTCACCATCCACCGGGGGACAGCCATAGGCACTATGAAAACCATAATAGAGGATGATGTTATGCTAATGGCGTACTCTCATGTAGCCCATGACTGCATAGTCAGAAGGGGAGTTATCATGGCAAACTGTGCCACACTGGGAGGACATGTGGAGGTGGGGGAGTATGCCTTCATAGGGGGTCTTTCTGCAGTGCATCAGTGGGCAAGGGTGGGTTCTTACTCAATGGTGGGGGGACTCTCAGGTGTTTCCTTAGACATACCACCCTACACAAGAGCATCCGGCCAACACGCGCTACTTTACGGTATAAACACCGTAGGCTTGCAAAGGAGAGGTTTTGACAGAGAAGTTATAAACATCTTAAAGAAAGCCTACAGAGTGCTTTTCAGAAGCGGTATGCTAAAAAGGGAAGCAACGGAGCTTCTAATGAGAGAATTTGGCAGCTATCAGGAAATAAGACATCTTGTAGAATTTATAAACACCAGCAAAAGAGGAGTAGCAAGGGATGCAGGAGGTAAAGTATGA
- the glmU gene encoding bifunctional UDP-N-acetylglucosamine diphosphorylase/glucosamine-1-phosphate N-acetyltransferase GlmU: MKAVILSAGLGTRFRSEKPKVLHTILGKPMLWYVLQAVKGSGIQEIGVVISYMGELVEKALEGEQVMFYHQKNPKGGTADALLSSADMWRSYDGYVLVINGDAPLVSAQTLRNMQRFLHMVEEYEDERLSGVILTGFLPDPTGYGRVVKDSNGNVIKVIEEKDANFEEKKINEVNGGVYIFYAPHLIECAFFIKPNEKTGELYLTDVFKVMYERGYKVRTFMAEDAVEVMGVNTRWDMAVAENVIRLRILQHWANMGNTLHQPESIWIEPDVSLEGDVEVHPNVSLKGKTKVGKGSIIGKGCLIENSILGQAVVLEPYSIVRDSIIEDGACIGPFAHIRNQSRVGQNSHIGNFVEVKKSLVGRDVKAKHLAYIGDAHIGENTNIGAGVVFANFDGKKKYETYVGSNAFVGSNSLLIAPLKVGNFAYIAGGSVVNKDVPDGDLAISRPQLRLLKGKGEEKLK; the protein is encoded by the coding sequence ATGAAAGCTGTAATACTATCCGCTGGGTTGGGGACAAGGTTCAGAAGTGAAAAGCCCAAAGTGCTACATACTATACTGGGTAAGCCTATGCTATGGTATGTCCTGCAAGCTGTAAAAGGCAGTGGTATTCAAGAGATAGGCGTGGTTATAAGTTATATGGGAGAGCTAGTGGAGAAGGCATTAGAAGGTGAGCAAGTGATGTTTTACCATCAGAAGAACCCAAAGGGTGGCACTGCTGATGCTTTGCTCTCTTCTGCAGACATGTGGAGGTCTTACGATGGATATGTGCTGGTTATAAATGGGGATGCTCCGCTGGTAAGTGCTCAAACTCTTAGAAACATGCAAAGGTTTTTACATATGGTTGAAGAGTATGAAGATGAAAGGCTGAGCGGTGTAATCCTTACGGGCTTTTTGCCAGACCCCACAGGCTACGGCAGGGTGGTGAAAGACAGCAATGGAAATGTTATTAAGGTGATAGAAGAAAAGGATGCGAATTTTGAGGAAAAGAAAATAAACGAAGTAAACGGCGGAGTTTACATCTTCTATGCACCTCACCTTATTGAGTGCGCATTTTTCATAAAGCCTAACGAAAAGACAGGAGAGCTGTATCTTACGGATGTTTTTAAGGTCATGTATGAGAGGGGGTATAAAGTAAGGACTTTTATGGCGGAGGATGCTGTGGAGGTGATGGGGGTAAATACAAGGTGGGACATGGCGGTGGCAGAAAACGTGATAAGGCTCAGGATACTCCAACATTGGGCTAATATGGGCAACACTCTGCATCAGCCGGAGAGCATATGGATAGAACCCGATGTTAGCTTGGAAGGTGATGTGGAGGTGCACCCTAATGTGTCTCTGAAGGGAAAAACTAAGGTAGGGAAAGGAAGCATTATTGGAAAGGGATGTCTAATAGAAAACTCCATACTTGGGCAGGCTGTGGTGCTGGAGCCTTACTCCATAGTGAGGGATAGCATCATAGAAGATGGAGCTTGTATTGGACCCTTTGCTCACATAAGAAATCAGAGCAGAGTAGGACAGAATAGCCACATAGGAAACTTTGTAGAGGTAAAAAAGTCCTTAGTAGGAAGGGATGTAAAGGCAAAGCATCTGGCGTACATAGGCGATGCTCACATAGGAGAAAACACCAACATAGGGGCGGGTGTGGTTTTTGCCAACTTTGATGGTAAGAAAAAGTACGAGACTTATGTAGGCAGTAATGCCTTTGTAGGTAGCAACTCACTTCTTATAGCACCCTTAAAGGTCGGCAATTTTGCTTACATAGCAGGGGGTTCAGTGGTAAATAAGGATGTGCCGGACGGAGATCTTGCCATTTCAAGGCCTCAGCTCAGACTTTTAAAAGGCAAAGGGGAAGAGAAGCTAAAATGA